A genomic stretch from Patagioenas fasciata isolate bPatFas1 chromosome 8, bPatFas1.hap1, whole genome shotgun sequence includes:
- the PRLHR gene encoding prolactin-releasing peptide receptor: MMNSDNLTSQSFLSAIHSNTSNLFSGLQFVQSFKPLIIPCYSLVVFIGVIGNYLLIYVICKTKKMHNVTNFLVGNLAFSDMLMCATCVPLTLAYAFEPRGWVYGRFMCYFVFLMQPVTVFVSVFTLTVIAVDRYYAMVYPFRRRLTIPICAYILAGIWLLSCTLAAPALVHTYHAEFPELDFSICEEFWFHMKRDRLAYAYSTLIITYVLPLAVISLSYLRISVKLKNRVVPGNVTQGQAEWDRARRRKTFRLLVLVVAAFGVCWLPLHIFNMIKDIDISLIDKQYFNFIQLLCHWFAMMSACTNAFLYAWLHDSFRGELKKMFAWRKKKIGPTTNCIMASVVL, from the coding sequence ATGATGAATTCGGACAATTTAACCTCCCAAAGCTTCCTCTCTGCGATTCACAGCAACACCAGCAATTTATTCTCAGGGCTCCAGTTTGTTCAGTCCTTCAAGCCACTCATCATCCCCTGCTACTCGCTAGTGGTTTTTATTGGTGTCATTGGGAATTATCTTCTCATTTACGTTATCTGCAAGACAAAAAAGATGCACAATGTCACCAACTTTCTGGTAGGCAACCTGGCTTTCTCAGACATGCTTATGTGTGCAACCTGTGTGCCCCTGACGCTTGCCTACGCCTTCGAGCCCAGAGGGTGGGTGTACGGAAGGTTCATGTGCTACTTTGTTTTCCTGATGCAACCCGTCACCGTCTTCGTGTCCGTCTTCACCTTGACTGTCATAGCTGTGGACAGGTATTATGCCATGGTGTACCCGTTCCGCAGGAGGCTCACGATCCCTATTTGTGCTTATATCCTGGCTGGTATTTGGCTGCTGAGCTGTACCTTGGCTGCCCCAGCCTTGGTCCACACTTACCACGCAGAGTTCCCAGAACTGGACTTCTCCATCTGCGAGGAGTTTTGGTTCCACATGAAAAGGGATCGCTTAGCTTACGCCTACAGCACCCTCATCATCACCTATGTGCTGCCTTTGGCTGTCATCTCCCTGTCCTACCTAAGAATCTCAGTCAAGCTGAAAAACCGCGTGGTCCCAGGCAATGTCACCCAGGGCCAAGCTGAGTGGGACCGAGCAAGGAGGAGGAAGACTTTTCGCTTGCTCGTGTTAGTGGTGGCAGCTTTTGGAGTCTGTTGGCTGCCCCTGCACATCTTCAACATGATAAAGGACATAGACATCAGCTTGATTGACAAGCAGTACTTTAACTTCATCCAGCTGCTGTGCCACTGGTTTGCGATGATGTCTGCTTGTACCAACGCCTTCCTCTACGCCTGGCTCCACGACAGCTTTAGGGGGGAGCTGAAGAAAATGTTTgcctggagaaagaagaaaattggaCCCACTACAAACTGTATCATGGCCAGCGTGGTGCTGTAA